In the genome of bacterium, the window CAGTACATGTACGGCTTCTCGGCGGGGGCGGGATTGCGGCTTCCGCTCGGCGAACGCGAGGCGCGGATCGATTACGCCTGGGCGGATGCCGGTGTCTTTGAGGGCAATCACCTGTTCACGTTGACGTTTGGGTTCTAAAAGGCGCGGCGCCGCGGGCAGCTACGGCGCCGCGATGGATAGCGAGTCCTGATGGACGCGTCGCCGACGGCCCACTGGCCGATCGGGCACACGGACGGGAAATGGGCCCAGCGGGATCCCCACGGATCCGGCGGCACGGTGAAGAGAGTCAATTGGTGAGCATCGGGGCCGACAACGGGGGACGGCGCACAGCGGCGGTGATCGCGGGTTGGATCGCGATCCTGGGGCTGGCGCTGGGCCTGTCCGGCCCGGCATGGGCGCATGATCCGGCGCATCGCGCCGCCGGCAACGCGCGCGTGGCGGTCATCAAGAGTCTCGACCTTCCCGAATACAATCTCGCCTACGAAGGGTTCATCAACGGCCTCACCGAGACCGGCCACATCGTCACGCCATTGACCTATGTTCTGGAGCGCGGCGATTCGGCGAATGCCGCGCTGATGGAGGCCATCCACTCCACAGCGCCCGACTTGATTCTCGCGCTGGGCACGCGCGCGGCGCGTGAGGCTTCCAAGCACCTCGGGCACGTGCCGATCATCTACTCGATGGTGTTGACGCCGCCGGAGGATCCCGCTTCCGCGGCGCGCGACAACATGACCGGCGCGACGCTGGCCATCCCGCTGTCAGTTCAAATTGAAGAACTCAAGCGCGCCTTTCCGACGCTTCAGCACGTCGGCATCATCTCCGATCCGGGGCGCACCCGGGCGTTGGCCGATTCGGCCGCCGATCTGTGCCGTCGCAACGGACTGACCGCCCACATCGGCTGGGCCCACGGCGAGTCGGAAGTTCCCGACGCGGTGCGGCTGCTAAAGGATTCCATTGAAGTCCTGCTGATGATCCCGGATGAGACGGTGCTCACGCCGCGCTCGTCGCGGTTCATCATCTTTGAGTTGATCAAATCGGGCGTGCCGGTGATCGGGCTGTCGTCCGCCTACGTGAAGGCGGGGGCGCTCATGTCGCTGGACTGCAACTACACCGACATCGGCCGTCAGTCGGCCGAACTGGCCATCCGCGTGCTTGCCGGCCAGAGGCCCGGGCAATTGCCGTTTACGATTCCGCGCACCTATACGCGCTCGCTCAATGTGAAGATCATGGGGCATGTGCGCATCCGTCTGGATGAAAAGGTCATCCGGGATTCGAACGCGGTGACGTTCTGACGAAGCGGACAGGGACACGATGCGACTGAGCATTCAACGAAAGGCAATTGCCGCCATCTCGGTGTTGATGGTGGCGCTGGCCTTTTCCCTGATGGCCGTTTCGCTCTACCACAGCGGCGACGCGATTCGCAATGAACTGTTGATGCGCGGACGGATTGCGACCAACGGGCTGGCGCACAACGCCAGCTACGCCACTCTGATCAGCGACACCACGACGTTGGGCGATCTGCTGGATGGCATGATGGCCGAAAAGGAGGTCCTCTACGCGCGGGTTGTGGAGCCGGACGGGACGGTCATCGCCGGCCGCGAGCGGGTCGGTGAGGGAGCGCCGGCGTACTCGTTGCAGGAACTGCGGAGCCCATCGGGCGGCGCGACCGCGCTCCTGGCCGAAACCGTCGACGATGACGAAGGCATC includes:
- a CDS encoding ABC transporter substrate-binding protein, translated to MSIGADNGGRRTAAVIAGWIAILGLALGLSGPAWAHDPAHRAAGNARVAVIKSLDLPEYNLAYEGFINGLTETGHIVTPLTYVLERGDSANAALMEAIHSTAPDLILALGTRAAREASKHLGHVPIIYSMVLTPPEDPASAARDNMTGATLAIPLSVQIEELKRAFPTLQHVGIISDPGRTRALADSAADLCRRNGLTAHIGWAHGESEVPDAVRLLKDSIEVLLMIPDETVLTPRSSRFIIFELIKSGVPVIGLSSAYVKAGALMSLDCNYTDIGRQSAELAIRVLAGQRPGQLPFTIPRTYTRSLNVKIMGHVRIRLDEKVIRDSNAVTF